CTGAACTAAAAGCAAAGGATCTGGCTCAGTTTCATGAAAATCAGCCTGAAGCCCCAAACAACGATATTTCTGGCGATCTCTTTGCAGATGACGAAGAGCACAATAACTTCCTAGAGCAACTTCCACAGCTCGATTGCGTGGAAATGTTAAGCGAAAACATACTCAATCCAGAGTTGGACGGCGAGTAGCAGCGATACTACTCTACAACAATTCTCATCTGGCTCCCACGGGTTTCTGTAAAAGTTGCCCTAACGTTAAGAGCAATCCCATAAAAAACAGAGCTATCATGCAGACTTCTCCATCGCCAAAGTTATATTCTGCAAGCCCTGCCACTTGCCAACCCACAAGACCGCAAGACAAAAATAATCCCAGCAACGCGCCTTCTCGCACGTTAAGATCCACTGCACCTTTGTTTGTTTGCCAGATAACAAATCCCATTTTAATTGCCACAAACATCCACCATATATATACCATCATTCCTAGCCATCCATTTTCTACGGCCACATTGAGTAAATTATTGTGCATGTGCCTATGGAGCTCTGGCAAAGACGGATCGAGATTTCGCATGACTTGTGCATTGTCAAGGCCAAGACCAACTGGAAAGCGTTGAGCTAGTTCACTACCTATCTCCCACATATATTGCCTGCCGCCACTGATAACAAAATCATCGACTAACTGCATCAGACGGGTTCGCGCTGGCGCTAACGCGACAAGTGTTGCCATTATAAAAAAAACTGTAAAAAAAATTAAACGCCTAGACAATAACACTCCCACTATCAGTAGCTCCAAACACACACCAAGCCAGGGGCCACGCTTCAAATTTATTAGGAACACCGCAAACAGCGTAGCAATTCCAAATAATAGAAAACGCCTAACATGCACGCCGTTTAGCCGACCCATTGTGAGTTCCTTACCGACGCAATGCCTAGAAAAGTTAAAAACAAACATCGGCAATAGCATTCCCATTATGCCGAGTGCTAGGAAAATTCGAACAACTGGGCTAAACCACAAAACTCGATTTAGACCAAACACGTCCGGCCACGCAATTATTAACACGCCTAGAAAAACACTTACTGCCATAGCTGCTTCGCTAGCTTTCTTATGAGATAAGGCGCTCGGTTTTGCGGCTGAAGTACGGCCCAATGCAGAAATGAACCAAAGTCCAATAACCCCCGCAATTACTAAGACCAATTGGCCCGATTCAGTCACAGCGCCCGGCGGCTTAAGCGAATGGACCAAAACATCATTAAAGCCAACATTAATAGTCCTATAAACCCCGGCGATAATTTGGCTAAGCAATAGACAAAATAAGTAACACTTCATTCTGCCCAAACGAACCTCAGCATTAAGCCGAAAACTGCTAAGTGACGTGAATACACAAAATGGCAACAATAAATAGATACTCATTTTAAAAGCCTCTTCTAGCGCCCGGCCGGAATTCATTCCTACTAAAGCAGATACAAAAGAGATTGTTACCCAATACATTATAGGAGCGGTTAGCTGGTGGGCATATATTGCTTGCAGCTCGCTAGATTGGTCATTGAACCTATTACCAAGAGAAATCTGCTTTACCAGATATGCGATCCAATAAAGCAACGTCACCACTATTATGGTTTGAGAAAGACCTATAGAAAGACCAGAGGCAAGACAATAACCCGCTAACGCAAAGTGAGAATATTTAGAGAATCTCGAGTTTGTAAGGAGCTCCACCTAATTCTAGCCCGAACTAACGCGCAATGACTTTAGTAGACGTCCTGCGGCCTTCTACTAGTCTTGTCAAAAGCAATATATCCTGGCTTACAACATCCTTAATCTGCTCAAGGCCACCTGCTATTTGTCGAAGTTCGTCTCGATCCCGAGATACCTTAAACTGTCCTCTTAAAACATCTAGCGAAACACCGGACTTTGTCTTTAAACTAGCAATTTTAATACTAATATCTCTCCGACTAGCTTTAGCGCTGTCGAGTAAATCTTTGCGTTTACCAATAAGGCGCTGAACTACAGAAAATGCCTCGCCTAGCTCTTTCTTAGCAACGGACACGTCCTCCACTTTTGGTAGCTCGCGTCTTACTTCAGGTTTCTTGGCCAATGATGGTTCGACATCGCCAATCAAATTAGCCCTAGCTTGGGAATCGGAAAATAGTGGCGATGGCACAGTTTCTTGCGCTTCTGACATAGATTGTTTCTCGATCTGTTTCTCAATCTTTGCATTTGCCAGCTCTAGATTCCCTTCTAAACCTTTGATGGACTGCTGAGCAGTTTCTACCGCGCTTATTGCCTCAGCTAATTGCTGCTGGAGCGTTGCAACAGCCTCGTCTTTCGCTTTCACTGAAGCTCTTAGCTGAATATTTTCTTCTTCAGCGGAGGACAAATTTTTCTGACCGTTCTTATCTATTACCAGGCGCTCGGCAATCTGTTTCTCCAACTGCGCTATTTTTATCTGAAGAGGAGAAATAGCCGAAATACAGTCCACTGACATTCTCGCCGGCAACTCAGTGTTAGACACTTTAGTAGTTCTCGGAGGTTTTAGCTCTCTCTCTTCGAGCTCAACACTCCTCACCTTTCCTCCGCTAGCCTTTAGCGAACTAATAATTTGGCGCTTTTCTTCTAGTTCATCTTCCAATGACATTACCTGTCGCTTGAGATCGTCAACTGTAACTTCTAGTTCGGCCAAGTGATCTGTAATCCTATACCCATCCTTATCGATGCGGTAAGCTTTACCAGTTCTAAGCCTACCGAAATTCTTGCTCACCGACTCATCTTCTGCAAAAACAGAGAGAGGTAAAAAAATAACGATGTTCAATACAGCCAATAATTTAGCAACTCTCAAATTCATATCTCAGTTACCCAGCTAAACTTTTGATTATTTCCACGAATCAAGCTATATAATTCGCGATTGGATATATACCATTCGTAGGAAGCTACATTATTACCCAGTGTCGATATTACACGTCGATATTACACGTCGATATCAAACATGGGGAAGGCTTTTCCACTCGGTAAATATTAACAAAAAAACAGTATTTTCCTGTTTCCGTATAACAGTAAATTAGCTCTAAAGCAATCAAAAATCTTAAACCTTAATGAGCAGGCTATTTGAAAATTACTTTAAGGCCATATGAGGTAACGATGACTATACGAGATGCTAATACCTCTTTTGATTACAGCACCGAGGGCGAAATCAGTAATTCCACCACTACAAGAGATAGCCTGCCTGGCGAATTAATATACTCAGATGAGCTAAAATATCTAAACAAAAACCATTCCTTTCCACTGGAGATAACTGCTGACGGTCAAGGGTTATCTAGAAAGTCTTTGTTTAATGGCATAACGACTAAACTAAAACACACACTTACACTGGCTCCTCTTCAGAACTACCTAGCGAGGCAACAGCAGTTTTACGCTAACCTGATTCGATTTTTAAACCACCTAAGCACATATATCGATAGCCGCGATTGGCAAATAATAAAGAAAATAGACAAAGACGTTCGCCAAACCAACGAGCGGCTAGAAAGAGCTAACGACGACGCAATTGCTACCATTAGATCGTCCGAGCGAAGTACTATTGAAGCTCTCAATAACGGCATGCATGAGTTAAATCTATATATCGCGACGCTACAGGAAAAAAGTGCTGAACATCAATTTAAGCTAGACACGCTCGATTCGATAACTAAGGGACTGGAAAAAATAGTCGTTCAAATAAATAGCAATCTAAACAACATAATAGATGCAAAACGGCATATCTCTGCTAAAGCACCTCCTTTGGATGAGACCTACAAGCCGGCTCTATGCGATCTGGACTATTCGTACTTATTGCTGGAAAACCGCTTCAGAGGAAGTGAAGATGAGATACGAAAGCGACTTTCAATTTACCCTCCGATCTTTCAAGGCAGCAGTAAACCCATACTAGAAATCGGCTCAGGGCGCGGCGAACTGCAATCTCTATTTAAGGTTAAGAATATTCCGAGCTACGGCCTAGATTTAGACAAGGCAATGGTAGAACATTGCAGATCCATGGACTTAGACGTTAGATTTGAAAATGGCATGACGCACCTTGCAAGCCTGGCTAACCACAGCCTAGGTGGCGTAATAGCCATACAGGTAATTGAACATCTTTCGCAGAAGCAGATTACAGAGTTAATTGGCCTTTGTAAGGACAAAGTGGAAAAAGGTGGAAAAGTTGTCTTTGAAACAATTAACTCCGACTCAATGATAGCACTTACGCGAAATTACTTTAGAGACCCCACGCACGTGTGGCCACTTCATCCAGACACAATGAGCTTTCTAATAAACTTGCAAGGCTTAAAAGTCGTAGAAGTGAGGAAGCTCTCTCCTTTCCCACAAAATGCCGAACTCTGCGAAATCCCCCATGAAGATTACATGACACCGAAATGGATTCATAGCGTTAACTTGCTCAATCGAAATTTCAAGCTATTAAACGAGCTGCTTTTTGGCTATCAGGATTATTGCGTTATTGCAGAAGTGGAGTAGCATCCGTTTGTGTCAACAATCGCAATTCTCAATGTAAAGTTTTCCCACACCAGCGGCGGAGCGGAGATTCTCGGCCAAGCACTTGTGCGAGAGTTGGAGAAACGAAATCATGAAGTACATCTGCTAGAGTTGCCTTTAGTCTTTCATCCCAAAGAAAGCTTATTAAATCAAGTAGCGTTTTGGCGTTCGTTCTCTGTAGAGCGAGCCTTAGGCAAACGAGTAGATCTAATAATCGCAACTAAATTCCCAACTTATTACATTCGCCACTCGCTAAAAAGCATTTGGTTAATTCATCAGCATCGGCAAATTTACGATCTCTTTGGCACTCGCTATAGTGATTTTTCTGACGATCCGCGCGATGAACAATTGAGGCACATGCTAACCGATGGCGACATTAAAGTTATTGGAGAAGCAGATTACGTATCGGCTATTTCTGCCACAGTAGCCAATAG
This window of the Deltaproteobacteria bacterium genome carries:
- a CDS encoding O-antigen ligase family protein encodes the protein MELLTNSRFSKYSHFALAGYCLASGLSIGLSQTIIVVTLLYWIAYLVKQISLGNRFNDQSSELQAIYAHQLTAPIMYWVTISFVSALVGMNSGRALEEAFKMSIYLLLPFCVFTSLSSFRLNAEVRLGRMKCYLFCLLLSQIIAGVYRTINVGFNDVLVHSLKPPGAVTESGQLVLVIAGVIGLWFISALGRTSAAKPSALSHKKASEAAMAVSVFLGVLIIAWPDVFGLNRVLWFSPVVRIFLALGIMGMLLPMFVFNFSRHCVGKELTMGRLNGVHVRRFLLFGIATLFAVFLINLKRGPWLGVCLELLIVGVLLSRRLIFFTVFFIMATLVALAPARTRLMQLVDDFVISGGRQYMWEIGSELAQRFPVGLGLDNAQVMRNLDPSLPELHRHMHNNLLNVAVENGWLGMMVYIWWMFVAIKMGFVIWQTNKGAVDLNVREGALLGLFLSCGLVGWQVAGLAEYNFGDGEVCMIALFFMGLLLTLGQLLQKPVGAR
- a CDS encoding class I SAM-dependent methyltransferase, with translation MTIRDANTSFDYSTEGEISNSTTTRDSLPGELIYSDELKYLNKNHSFPLEITADGQGLSRKSLFNGITTKLKHTLTLAPLQNYLARQQQFYANLIRFLNHLSTYIDSRDWQIIKKIDKDVRQTNERLERANDDAIATIRSSERSTIEALNNGMHELNLYIATLQEKSAEHQFKLDTLDSITKGLEKIVVQINSNLNNIIDAKRHISAKAPPLDETYKPALCDLDYSYLLLENRFRGSEDEIRKRLSIYPPIFQGSSKPILEIGSGRGELQSLFKVKNIPSYGLDLDKAMVEHCRSMDLDVRFENGMTHLASLANHSLGGVIAIQVIEHLSQKQITELIGLCKDKVEKGGKVVFETINSDSMIALTRNYFRDPTHVWPLHPDTMSFLINLQGLKVVEVRKLSPFPQNAELCEIPHEDYMTPKWIHSVNLLNRNFKLLNELLFGYQDYCVIAEVE